The DNA sequence TAGTATTTCCAAACACCATGAAGGCAAGGGCACATCCTAATGTTCCTCCACCCAACATACCGAATACAACACCTCTAAGAGTTCTTCCTTTAGAAACCCTTGCTGTAAACATAGCCATATAAGCAGCAAATGCAAACCACCAACCCCAATAAAACACAGTCCAATCTTGAGCGAAAGAAGAGCCACCTACTGAATCAGTGTACAAACTCATTTGAATAAAGTTTTGTAGTAATAGACCCATACTATCTACAAATTTATTTAAAATGAAGAGAGTTGGCCCGACTACAATAAAGAAGATAATAAAAAAGATATAGAGGTAAACATTAATATTACTAAGAACTTTTAACCCCTTATTCAAACCGAAGTATAAACTTGCGGAAAAGATGAGAGTCCAAAGGATTATAATCCCAGTATCTAGCGCAATTGAGTGAGAGATACCAAGTAGTTCAGAAATGGCTTGAGAAAGCATTGGTGTACCAAGTCCTAAAGAAGTACTTACTCCTCCAATAATCCCAAACATAAATAACATATCTATCATTTTCCCTATTGGGCCGTCGACTTTATCTCCAAGTACCCCTCTACAGGCATTACTTAGTCGTAACGAAGGGATCTTCTTAACATGTACGGCATAGGCTAACACAATAGCAGGGAAACAATAAATCGCAAAACCCATAAATCCCCAGTGGAAGATCCCGTAAGTAGATGCCCACTCTGCAGCTTGAACACTCATCGGCTCAATACCAAAAGGTGGGGCCGTGTAATAGTAAGCCCATTCAACAAATCCCCAATATACTAAACTTGAACCGGCAGTCGATGTAAAAATCATTGCGAGCCAGCTGAATGTAGAGAATTCTGGCTTTTCATTCCCGAATTTTATTTTTCCATACTTACTTAGAGCTAAGTACATAACGATTACGAAAACTGTAAACGTTGCTAACAAATAGAAGAAAGTAAAGTTTGTATTTAAAAATCCTAGTACACTGGCTAGAAGTTGACTTCCTTTCTCAGCATTAATTAATACAGGAATCGTAACTATAGAAATTAAAACTAATGCTCCCCAGAAAATTAGCTTATCAATTTTATTTTGTTCCAATAAAATCCCTCCCTATTAAATGAGTTACTATTAATTAACACTTGTACTATTAAATTTATAGAATATGGTATTTTCCGATAGTAAGGTGGCTTGTTAACCACCTTACTACCGATAAAAATTAGTTACTTCATTGCTATTTCAATCAATTGGTGAAAGTGTTTCAATCCCTGCTCACTTGGTGAATAAATACCATTTTTAAAAGCCTTATTATCAAACCCTTCCTGTAAGAGTTCTACAAGCTCAAAATCTTCTTCTCGCACTCGATCAACAAACTTAATTAATTCTTCATCTTCCTTAGTAATTGACGTAGGATCCTTAAAATAATACTTATAAATAGCCAAAGATGACTCTGAATCTATTGGAATAATCTGGCTAGTAGTCATATTTCCAGAACCAGGGTAGATACTAATCATCATATTGGGCCAAACCCAATAAAAACGTGCACCTGGTTTTTCATTTAACTGTTGATCCGTATTGTCTCTAACGTTTGAACATTGATAGGAGAATTTATCACAAGGAATTATATCGTATTTTGATAAGTCGAATACCTTTGCAAAATCTTTATGAGCGATAGAGCAATGATCACATTCTAGATAGTTGTCAATAATTGCTTTCCAGTTGGCTTTTACAACCCGTGTATTTACACTTTGTAACTTCAATGAATCTAGGAAAGGGTAAACATCAATGTTTTCCAAGAACATTTGATATTCTTCAGCAAAAGGTGGGGCATCTTTATCTAAATTCACAAAAACCATTGATTTATGAGTTTCTAACTTAATAGTCGCTAAACAATCATACTCACCTAGATCAGATTGTTTAAAATTAGGCGCCTTATTTACTTTTCCATCCAAATTAAAGGTCCAACCATGATACGTACATTGGAGTATCTTTTTATTTCCTTTTGCATTCCGTTCTACTTTCGTCCCACGATGTGGACAAATATTATAAAAAGCTCGAAGCACATCATCTGTACCTCGCGTTATAATAATTGGCTGTCCAGCTACATCACAAGTAATAAAGTCTCCAGGTTTCTCAACTTGACTTGTATGCCCGACTAGCTGCCAATCTTTCGAAAAAATTTTCTCTCTCTCTTCTGCAAAAACTTGAGGAGAAGTATATTGACTGTATGGAAGTGTGCGTTGGACTGCCCCTGAAAGAATGTTTTCATTCATGTAAATTATTCCTCCTTATATCTTCATAAATAATAATTAAATCTTCACCTTACTGAAAGCGCTTACAAAATCAATGCGAGAACCTCCGCCATTTACCACCCAATAAACCCTTTTACTTAAACAACCAATTCTATGAATTTTGAAAGTTAATAGAGTAGTATTTTAGAGACTTATTTTGTTTTCCTTGAAATATCCCTTCTTTCTCTACTTAAAAATAGATTAGCTCATAAATATCTATTAAGTGAAAACGAAAAACAAAAAGGCCAATTATATATCACAATATCAGTGATAATATAACTGGCCTCGATCTATATAGGGCTCCTGGAATGGGAGTTCTATAGATTCATCAGTTATTGAAAAATTTTTGAAATAAAGTAGAACATGAACATTAAAATTCACTGATGAAGTAAGAGGCTACCCTTACCTAAGTGAAATTTTTAATATTAATAACGTTAGTATAGGGGTTGCTTGGTTTTTTTGTCAATTCTTTTTTTGCGAAATGTTATAAAAATTCAGTTAACTTTTATTTACCTAATCATTAATGACATTGCACTTACATAACATGACGAAAATACTTACTATGAAATATTCTAATCAACCATTCCTTTAATAAGAAAAGGTTTCATATAGTACATTAAAAATAACCAAGTAAAAAATAAAAATATTCTGAAAATATATTTGACTTTCATCGTATCTACTTTTATAATTTGGATTAAGTCATAAAACTCACCTTTGTTAGATAACCTCTTTCAAAATCGAGAGTTTTAATACGTAAAGAATAACAAAAAAACTTTAT is a window from the Bacillus sp. FJAT-45350 genome containing:
- a CDS encoding BCCT family transporter; the protein is MEQNKIDKLIFWGALVLISIVTIPVLINAEKGSQLLASVLGFLNTNFTFFYLLATFTVFVIVMYLALSKYGKIKFGNEKPEFSTFSWLAMIFTSTAGSSLVYWGFVEWAYYYTAPPFGIEPMSVQAAEWASTYGIFHWGFMGFAIYCFPAIVLAYAVHVKKIPSLRLSNACRGVLGDKVDGPIGKMIDMLFMFGIIGGVSTSLGLGTPMLSQAISELLGISHSIALDTGIIILWTLIFSASLYFGLNKGLKVLSNINVYLYIFFIIFFIVVGPTLFILNKFVDSMGLLLQNFIQMSLYTDSVGGSSFAQDWTVFYWGWWFAFAAYMAMFTARVSKGRTLRGVVFGMLGGGTLGCALAFMVFGNTSMYFELNGIVPVLDIFASDGAPAAIIATIAGLPFAGEFLLAIFIIFCFIFLATTIDSAAYTLSFMSAKPTKVIQEPARWIRLFWAFVLGGVAITLMYGGGLSALQTLAVITGFPIIFIFGIIGKSFFNWLKEDFKNIDEHGSQPNSQENTLNPNNKIAK
- a CDS encoding aromatic ring-hydroxylating oxygenase subunit alpha — translated: MNENILSGAVQRTLPYSQYTSPQVFAEEREKIFSKDWQLVGHTSQVEKPGDFITCDVAGQPIIITRGTDDVLRAFYNICPHRGTKVERNAKGNKKILQCTYHGWTFNLDGKVNKAPNFKQSDLGEYDCLATIKLETHKSMVFVNLDKDAPPFAEEYQMFLENIDVYPFLDSLKLQSVNTRVVKANWKAIIDNYLECDHCSIAHKDFAKVFDLSKYDIIPCDKFSYQCSNVRDNTDQQLNEKPGARFYWVWPNMMISIYPGSGNMTTSQIIPIDSESSLAIYKYYFKDPTSITKEDEELIKFVDRVREEDFELVELLQEGFDNKAFKNGIYSPSEQGLKHFHQLIEIAMK